The following coding sequences lie in one Miscanthus floridulus cultivar M001 chromosome 9, ASM1932011v1, whole genome shotgun sequence genomic window:
- the LOC136480667 gene encoding uncharacterized protein produces the protein MDPNGGLSLGPTPEEGDPYMTTGYLLTLIRSDKGTHIDILATAGAVLLAFQALLGSRRRHCRSKVFLLILEAAYTVSYVLVSYTIGLIQTFDSPNPAQSQLLWAVVLLLLLGSADTISAFSRHDVEQSKGMQAKHVLQSLLVLWLLLSQRSLAGGGWIIAPFLLLCWVYSIFKMAQRTKALRMASMTHYGLVRSAKVVADYMHTDVVQSHDAGHDPSDMTRYKYLVLGEDEYSIPPSAPPYLTHVPVADDGDVITIDMIWKHDGKLLSSMDERARALKDTCLSFALFKLLKRRFCSLEIAEAGHPKTRDFVLHGLLADNNAPPSRRQHQCDDNPEDQLRRGAERAFHIIEVELSFLYDFFYTKYPVLFPTKRVVGVIRFFFLLVFLVVLLYFTTDAIWVARHPRFVAPYYAFTIFNDFLFVAMIFAIDVLQQLATSYSNWAVVHFVCDYVRTKKKSRWHCWSRIRQELIKWVANCRYHKVRHWDHKLGQYSLLKSLEYDSFLTNTLSLLTLRLMDPKGIGRKRKPDVELPPAVMHAVATALRRSLEEGNGCLTNGTKSIKDGEGELLWACTQPTTTHMVLVWHIATTLCDFTKDKDISHELLPQLHRHRLIATCLSGYCAYLLAFVPEMLPDHSYTTKQILDAVVREARQNLVNTEDKPKTKQILEATVRKAREYLGITKDMSKIFDKMTELGGIVGGSRDEETPILILGARLHRCLMAITMPRRWELLAEFWAELLLFLAPSDNTDVHAEHLAEGGEFMTHLWALLMHAGILKRRDFTETAV, from the coding sequence ATGGACCCGAACGGAGGTCTGTCGCTAGGCCCCACTCCTGAGGAAGGAGACCCCTACATGACCACCGGGTACCTACTGACTCTGATCCGCTCGGACAAAGGGACGCACATCGACATCCTCGCCACGGCCGGCGCGGTGCTGCTCGCCTTCCAGGCGCTGCTGGGCTCCCGGCGCCGGCACTGTCGCAGCAAGGTCTTCCTCCTCATCCTGGAGGCCGCCTACACCGTCTCCTACGTGCTCGTGTCATACACCATCGGCCTCATCCAGACATTCGACAGTCCCAACCCTGCCCAGAGCCAGTTGCTTTGGGCCGTCGTGCTACTTCTCCTCCTCGGCAGCGCCGATACCATCTCGGCCTTCAGCCGGCACGACGTCGAGCAGAGCAAGGGCATGCAGGCGAAGCATGTCCTCCAGTCGTTGCTTGTTCTCTGGTTGCTCCTCAGCCAGAGAAGCTTGGCCGGAGGAGGGTGGATCATCGCGCCCTTCTTGCTCCTCTGTTGGGTGTATAGCATCTTCAAGATGGCCCAGAGGACCAAGGCACTACGCATGGCAAGCATGACGCACTATGGCCTCGTGCGCAGCGCCAAGGTGGTGGCTGACTACATGCATACCGATGTCGTTCAGAGCCATGACGCCGGCCATGACCCCTCAGACATGACTAGGTACAAATATCTCGTCCTCGGTGAGGACGAGTATTCCATACCGCCTTCCGCACCACCCTACCTAACACATGTTCCGGTGGCCGACGACGGCGATGTCATCACGATTGACATGATCTGGAAGCACGATGGCAAGCTTTTGAGTTCTATGGATGAACGGGCACGTGCACTTAAGGACACGTGTCTCTCGTTCGCATTGTTCAAGCTGCTCAAGCGGCGCTTTTGCAGCCTCGAGATCGCCGAGGCAGGCCACCCAAAGACAAGGGACTTCGTTCTACATGGGCTCCTCGCCGACAACAATGCACCTCCAAGCCGTCGTCAACATCAATGCGATGACAACCCGGAGGATCAACTCCGACGAGGCGCAGAGCGCGCCTTCCATATCATTGAGGTCGAGCTGTCCTTCCTGTACGACTTCTTCTACACGAAGTACCCAGTGCTCTTCCCCACCAAAAGAGTTGTCGGTGTCAtccgtttcttcttcctccttgtgTTCCTCGTGGTGCTCCTGTATTTCACCACCGACGCCATCTGGGTGGCTAGGCATCCTCGATTCGTAGCCCCCTACTACGCCTTTACCATCTTCAATGACTTTCTCTTTGTAGCCATGATCTTTGCCATAGACGTGTTGCAGCAGCTAGCCACGAGTTACTCCAACTGGGCGGTTGTTCACTTTGTGTGTGACTACGTGAGGACCAAGAAGAAGTCACGTTGGCATTGCTGGAGCCGGATCCGCCAAGAACTCATCAAGTGGGTGGCGAATTGCCGCTATCATAAGGTGAGGCACTGGGATCACAAGCTCGGCCAGTACTCGCTCCTCAAGTCCCTAGAGTACGACTCGTTCTTGACCAACACACTCTCTTTGCTCACCTTACGCCTAATGGATCCCAAAGGCATTGGTCGGAAGCGCAAGCCGGATGTCGAGCTCCCACCTGCTGTCATGCATGCGGTCGCGACTGCTCTCCGCCGTTCCCTCGAGGAAGGCAATGGCTGTCTCACCAATGGCACGAAATCCATAAAGGATGGGGAAGGCGAATTGCTCTGGGCATGCACGCAACCCACAACCACGCACATGGTCCTCGTGTGGCACATTGCCACCACATTGTGCGACTTTACTAAGGACAAGGATATTTCTCACGAGCTGCTCCCACAGTTGCATCGCCACCGCCTCATTGCAACATGTCTTTCTGGCTACTGTGCCTATCTGCTTGCTTTTGTCCCGGAGATGCTACCGGACCACAGCTACACGACCAAGCAAATCCTGGACGCCGTTGTGCGCGAGGCTCGACAGAATCTCGTCAACACCGAGGACAAGCCAAAGACCAAGCAGATTCTGGAGGCCACTGTGCGCAAAGCTCGGGAGTATCTCGGTATCACAAAGGACATGTCGAAAATATTCGACAAGATGACAGAACTTGGTGGCATAGTTGGCGGCAGCAGAGACGAAGAAACGCCGATCCTAATCCTCGGAGCCAGGCTGCATAGATGCCTCATGGCGATCACCATGCCGCGGCGGTGGGAGCTCCTCGCGGAGTTCTGGGCTGAGCTGTTGCTCTTCCTCGCACCGTCGGACAACACGGACGTCCATGCCGAGCATCTCGCAGAAGGGGGGGAGTTCATGACGCACCTTTGGGCACTGCTCATGCACGCGGGCATTCTTAAACGACGCGACTTCACTGAAACCGCTGTTTGA